A genome region from Leptidea sinapis chromosome 34, ilLepSina1.1, whole genome shotgun sequence includes the following:
- the LOC126974863 gene encoding FGGY carbohydrate kinase domain-containing protein-like, which produces MSESIYFIGVDVGSTSARAALVDCYGQVIKSSARNLQIWRPQADFYEQSSTDIWESCVNVIKDVIIGINPKEVKGIGFDATCSLVALDNNGNPLSVSQSKINQQNIIMWMDHRAQDEADFINKTGHEILKFVGGKVSLEMEIPKLMWLKKHLPSLWTKYGHFFDLPDFLTWKATGYESRSMCSLVCKWNYECLSSGSHGWNLNFLNQIGLDDLAENNFCKIGNKVLMPGEFCGGLLPNIADLLGLLPNTPVATSIIDAHAGGLGMIGTMGGEIEQDMSSRLSLICGTSTCHMAVNNKPIEVKGVWGPYFSAMVPNLWLNEAGQSASGMLLDHILSSHPAGSKLLQKLETGNLRMHLRKLLQGMAKSRRLSDVNFLTKDLHVWPDFHGNRSPIADPSLTGMIVGLKIDKSEENLALLYLATLQALAYGTRHIIEALVQAGYRPFKSMLICGGLAKDPLFIQIQADSVGIPILKPHEKESVLVGSAILGACASQYFNSVQSAIENMGGKADAIQPNKNIKSFHDKKFNVFLKMFHDQMQYRNMMC; this is translated from the exons ATGTCTGAATCAATTTACTTTATTGGAGTTGACGTTGGATCCACTAGTGCCCGCGCTGCATTAGTGGATTGCTATGGCCAGGTTATTAAAAGTTCTGCAAGGAATCTTCAGATATGGAGACCCCAAGCAGACTTCTATGAACAATCATCTACTGATATTTGGGAGTCTTGTGTGAATGTCATAAAG GATGTAATAATTGGTATAAACCCAAAGGAAGTTAAAGGTATTGGTTTTGATGCAACTTGCTCTCTAGTTGCACtagataataatggtaaccCCTTAAGTGTTAGCCAGTCCAAGATTAATcagcaaaatataattatgtggaTGGATCATCGGGCTCAGGATGAAGCAGACTTCATAAACAAAACTGGTCATGAAATACTGAAATTTGTTGGTGGAAAAGTTAGCTTAGAAATGGAAATTCCAAAGTTAATGTGGCTAAAGAAACACCTGCCTTCACTGTGGACAAAATATGGACATTTTTTTGATCTCCCTGATTTTCTCACATGGAAAGCCACTGGATATGAGTCTCGCTCTATGTGCTCATTAGTTTGCAAATGGAATTATGAATGTTTGTCTAGTGGTAGCCATGGTTGGAACTTGAATTTTCTCAATCAAATAGGATTAGATGATTTAGCAGAAAATAACTTCTGTAAGATTGGTAATAAAGTTTTAATGCCTGGAGAATTCTGTGGTGGGTTGCTTCCTAACATTGCTGATTTGTTGGGTTTGCTGCCAAATACTCCAGTGGCCACATCAATTATTGATGCCCATGCTGGTGGCCTTGGTATGATTGGTACTATGGGAGGTGAAATTGAGCAGGATATGTCAAGTCGTCTTAGCCTCATATGTGGTACATCAACTTGTCATATGGCTGTAAATAACAAACCCATTGAAGTGAAAGGTGTATGGGGTCCATATTTCAGTGCTATGGTGCCAAATTTGTGGCTTAATGAAGCAGGGCAAAGCGCATCTGGAATGTTACTTGATCACATACTATCAAGTCATCCAGCTGGGTCAAAGCTATTACAGAAACTTGAAACTGGCAA CTTAAGGATGCATTTACGAAAATTACTTCAAGGGATGGCTAAGTCCAGAAGATTAAGTGATGTAAACTTTTTAACAAAAGATCTTCATGTGTGGCCTGATTTTCATGGGAATCGTTCACCAATAGCAGATCCCAGTCTTACTGGTATGATAGTTGGACTAAAAATTGATAAAAGTGAGGAAAATTTAGCACTACTATATTTGGCAACATTACAAGCTCTAGCT TATGGCACGAGACATATAATTGAAGCCTTAGTACAGGCGGGATATAGACCATTCAAATCTATGCTTATTTGTGGTGGTTTAGCTAAAGATCCACTCTTCATACAAATACAAGCTGACTCAGTTGGAATACCAATACTGAAACCACATGAAAAAGAATCCGTTTTAGTTGGATCGGCTATACTAGGTGCATGCGCATCTCAGTATTTTAACAGTGTCCAATCGGCCATTGAGAACATGGGAGGAAAGGCGGATGCTATTCAGCcaaataagaatataaaatcatttcatgataaaaaatttaatgttttcctTAAAATGTTCCATGATCAGATGCAGTACAGAAATATGatgtgttaa
- the LOC126974877 gene encoding ribonuclease P/MRP protein subunit POP5 isoform X2 codes for MRYITIEVCSSEVPENKPLALKSYLFHEALMDKIQQLHGDFGIAAVRTGLLTKYCNENTRIAIIRCRHGPHKFVTSALPFLTKFGKLDVTLRTLHVGATLKHSFVFIQKHQRSYLDLMWSKLKTDDERKALEAAVLDFTKTDVSLNKEGLLKL; via the exons ATGAG ATACATTACAATTGAAGTGTGTTCATCAGAAGTTCCAGAAAATAAACCATTGGCTCTGAAGTCTTACTTATTTCATGAGGCCCTTATGGATAAAATACAGCAACTTCATGGTGATTTTGGTATTGCTGCTGTTAGAACAGGTTTACTTACCAAGTATTGTAATGAAAACACTAGAATTGCTATAATTAGATGTCGACATGGACCTCATAAATTTGTTACAAGTGCCTTAccttttttaactaaatttgGGAAATTAGATGTTACACTAAGAACTCTCCATGTTGGTGCAACATTAAAACATAGCTTTGTGTTTATACAGAAACATCAAAGGAGCTATTTAGATTTAATGTGGTCAAAGCTTAAGACTGATGATGAAAGAAAAGCACTAGAAGCAGCTGTTTTAGATTTCACAAAAACAGATGTGTCTCTGAATAAAGAAGgccttttaaaattataa
- the LOC126974877 gene encoding ribonuclease P/MRP protein subunit POP5 isoform X1 codes for MVRFKNRYITIEVCSSEVPENKPLALKSYLFHEALMDKIQQLHGDFGIAAVRTGLLTKYCNENTRIAIIRCRHGPHKFVTSALPFLTKFGKLDVTLRTLHVGATLKHSFVFIQKHQRSYLDLMWSKLKTDDERKALEAAVLDFTKTDVSLNKEGLLKL; via the exons ATGGTTCGTTTTAAGAATAG ATACATTACAATTGAAGTGTGTTCATCAGAAGTTCCAGAAAATAAACCATTGGCTCTGAAGTCTTACTTATTTCATGAGGCCCTTATGGATAAAATACAGCAACTTCATGGTGATTTTGGTATTGCTGCTGTTAGAACAGGTTTACTTACCAAGTATTGTAATGAAAACACTAGAATTGCTATAATTAGATGTCGACATGGACCTCATAAATTTGTTACAAGTGCCTTAccttttttaactaaatttgGGAAATTAGATGTTACACTAAGAACTCTCCATGTTGGTGCAACATTAAAACATAGCTTTGTGTTTATACAGAAACATCAAAGGAGCTATTTAGATTTAATGTGGTCAAAGCTTAAGACTGATGATGAAAGAAAAGCACTAGAAGCAGCTGTTTTAGATTTCACAAAAACAGATGTGTCTCTGAATAAAGAAGgccttttaaaattataa
- the LOC126974877 gene encoding ribonuclease P/MRP protein subunit POP5 isoform X3 — protein sequence MDKIQQLHGDFGIAAVRTGLLTKYCNENTRIAIIRCRHGPHKFVTSALPFLTKFGKLDVTLRTLHVGATLKHSFVFIQKHQRSYLDLMWSKLKTDDERKALEAAVLDFTKTDVSLNKEGLLKL from the coding sequence ATGGATAAAATACAGCAACTTCATGGTGATTTTGGTATTGCTGCTGTTAGAACAGGTTTACTTACCAAGTATTGTAATGAAAACACTAGAATTGCTATAATTAGATGTCGACATGGACCTCATAAATTTGTTACAAGTGCCTTAccttttttaactaaatttgGGAAATTAGATGTTACACTAAGAACTCTCCATGTTGGTGCAACATTAAAACATAGCTTTGTGTTTATACAGAAACATCAAAGGAGCTATTTAGATTTAATGTGGTCAAAGCTTAAGACTGATGATGAAAGAAAAGCACTAGAAGCAGCTGTTTTAGATTTCACAAAAACAGATGTGTCTCTGAATAAAGAAGgccttttaaaattataa
- the LOC126974864 gene encoding caspase-8-like, with the protein MIRNNKHPLDSGLQNINLDTIFKMQNDLEPYDIISLVFLLYEVPETALQRLLVYQRSSKNVENDNISLLLNWVTHSQNRPTWKYELLEALCICRLYRIIKRLGFDVDVVKQHYHPNNILITSNVHPGKKLLYRLCENITAENLDKLKKSLLSFDIDTIEYESCELIFLELMSRKLIILPQPHNLHENKVDFGCLPEILKRFPELNDYTSYLIDMQDSFDYDNAIGHSNTNINVTKKSQLVIEKSTCEKESNDAFDLLNQLVDENISYEFKSDNIENYKDAYSIKNTERVGVCCIINQNEFYPLKQSIENKMITNLETRHGSTKDKNALEKIMKLLNFEVKSATNLDHKQMFTFIRDVIKDFVIEDDSIFILCVLSHGVRGCIFTADSVQVKIEDIQKLLDSDIGEKLHGKPKVLIVQACQVDVEPENNRNRFVADGPSTTEFLRKSDFLIYWATAPEYKAYRNEEAGSIFIQILCIMLKKLANKEHLYDIFTKVTHIVTKICTKIQKAQVPIFESTLRKKLYLKMN; encoded by the coding sequence atgatacgcAATAACAAACATCCACTGGATAGTGGTCTACAAAACATAAATCTAGATACTATTTTTAAGATGCAAAATGATTTAGAACCATATGATATTATATCATTAGTTTTTCTATTGTATGAGGTGCCTGAAACTGCATTGCAACGATTACTTGTTTATCAAAGATCATCAAAGAATGTGGAAAACGACAATatcagtttattattaaattgggTTACTCACTCACAGAATCGCCCTACATGGAAATATGAGCTTCTGGAAGCCTTGTGTATCTGCCGACTTTATCGCATCATTAAAAGATTAGGCTTTGATGTTGATGTTGTGAAACAACACTATCAcccaaataatatattaatcacaAGCAATGTGCATCCTGGAAAAAAGTTGCTTTATCGATTATGTGAGAATATAACAGCAGAGAATTTAGATAAACTTAAGAAATCTTTACTATCTTTTGATATAGATACAATAGAATATGAAAGCTGTGAATTAATATTTCTTGAGTTAATGTCTAgaaagttaattattttaccCCAGCctcataatttacatgaaaaCAAAGTTGACTTTGGCTGCCTGCCTGAGATACTTAAACGATTTCCGGAGTTAAATGATTACACTTCCTATCTCATTGACATGCAAGATTCTTTTGACTATGACAATGCCATTGGGCACTCAAACACAAATATTAATGTGACAAAAAAATCACAGTTGGTAATAGAAAAATCAACATGTGAAAAGGAGAGCAATGATGCATTTGATTTACTAAATCAATTGGTTgatgaaaatatttcatatgaattcaaatcagataatatagaaaattataagGATGCATACTCAATCAAAAATACAGAAAGGGTGGGTGTATGCTGTATTATTAATCAGAATGAGTTCTATCCATTAAAACAGagcattgaaaataaaatgatcacaaatctaGAAACCCGCCATGGCTCCACTAAAGATAAAAATGCTTTAGAAAAAATCATGAAATTACTTAATTTTGAGGTCAAATCTGCTACAAATTTAGACCATAAGCAGATGTTTACATTTATAAGAGATGTTATCAAAGATTTTGTCATAGAAGATGACAGTATCTTTATTTTATGTGTTTTGTCACATGGTGTAAGGGGCTGTATCTTTACTGCAGACTCAGTTCAAGTAAAAATTGAAGATATACAAAAACTGCTAGATTCAGATATTGGTGAAAAGTTGCATGGAAAACCTAAAGTTCTTATAGTCCAGGCCTGTCAAGTTGATGTGGAGCCTGAAAACAACAGAAATAGATTTGTTGCAGATGGCCCTTCAACAACTGAGTTTCTTAGAAAATCAGATTTCCTAATTTACTGGGCGACAGCGCCTGAATATAAGGCCTATAGAAATGAAGAGGCAGGCtctatatttattcaaattttatgcATAATGCTCAAAAAGTTAGCAAACAAGGAACATTTATATGACATATTTACTAAAGTGACACATATTGTAACAAAAATCTGTACTAAGATACAAAAGGCACAAGTACCAATATTTGAATCTACACTAAGAAAAAAACTGTATTTGAAAATGAATTGA
- the LOC126974830 gene encoding piggyBac transposable element-derived protein 4-like yields the protein MSRNRFELLLQYLHFSDNLSVDRNDRIAKIRPLIDALNATFQKYYSPKEDVCVDESQVPFRGRIIFRQYNKSKRHKYGMKLFKLCTVPGYTCKLNLYSGKNIDAINTTPTNVEMALCENIFDKGHTLATDNWYTSLQLAYRLLEKQTHLIGTLRENRRGLPKAVVDSKLQKGETMAMENEDGVTVLKWKDKRDVLMLSTKHSDKIAVVVKKGKQIRKPKVILDYNKSKGSVGMSDQMGAYSSPLRKTVKWYRKLAIELLLNTAVVNAWVMYNENKQSKSSIVDFRRALINYLTRPADSQEIIINERPKRLKHVLKLKEGKVRDTRRFCVQCYKDSVQEFGRKVAKNKAKKVSTYCVQCKGEPHFCLKCFNYVHR from the coding sequence ATGAGTAGGAACCGCTTCGAGTTACTACTGCAATACCTACACTTTAGCGACAATTTATCTGTCGACAGAAACGATCGTATTGCCAAAATAAGACCTTTAATCGATGCTCTCAATGCTACTTTCCAGAAATATTATTCGCCTAAAGAAGATGTTTGTGTGGATGAAAGCCAAGTACCTTTCAGAGGTCGAATAATATTCAGgcaatacaataaaagtaaGCGACACAAGTATGGCATGAAGCTATTTAAGTTATGTACTGTTCCCGGATATACTTGCAAACTTAATTTGTATAGTGGGAAAAACATTGACGCAATAAATACTACGCCAACAAATGTGGAGATGGCACtatgtgaaaatatatttgacaaAGGACACACGCTAGCAACTGATAATTGGTACACTAGCTTGCAACTGGCTTATCGGTTATTGGAGAAGCAAACCCATTTAATTGGCACATTGCGAGAAAACAGAAGAGGATTGCCTAAGGCTGTTGTTGATTCGAAACTGCAAAAAGGTGAAACAATGGCTATGGAGAATGAAGATGGAGTAACAGTGCTTAAATGGAAAGATAAGAGGGACGTGCTTATGCTGTCGACAAAGCATTCGGACAAAATTGCTGTGGTGGTGAAAAAAGGCAAACAGATTCGTAAACCAAAAGTTATTTTGGATTATAATAAATCGAAAGGGTCTGTAGGCATGAGTGACCAGATGGGTGCCTATTCTTCGCCATTGCGGAAAACCGTAAAATGGTATAGAAAATTGGCAATAGAACTACTTCTAAATACGGCAGTTGTAAATGCTTGGGTCATGTACAATGAAAATAAGCAGAGCAAATCTTCAATTGTCGACTTTAGGAGGGCTCTCATAAATTATTTGACTCGGCCAGCAGATTCCCAAGAAATAATTATCAATGAAAGACCTAAAAGACTCAAGCATGTTCTAAAATTAAAGGAAGGAAAAGTAAGAGACACGCGTCGTTTTTGCGTGCAATGTTATAAAGATTCAGTACAAGAATTTGGTCGTAAAGTAGCTAAGAATAAAGCTAAGAAAGTGAGTACGTACTGTGTGCAATGTAAGGGGGAGCCTCACTTTTGTCTAAAATGTTTCAATTATGTCCATCGCTAA